One Brevibacterium spongiae DNA segment encodes these proteins:
- a CDS encoding dihydrofolate reductase family protein: MRIIITQNITLDGRVEMLDDWFDPQAQDEELSAELMRQSANEDVLLLGRQTFEDFRGYWPDQTDDTTGVAEHLNQVDKRVVSSTLTEPGWQNTQIISSDPMQAVAALREEPGRDVIVTGSITLAHELISEGLVDEYRMFTYPVWQGRGRGFFHDGAHSARPPRLRLIDAKAFPSGITYSAYEPSA, encoded by the coding sequence GTGCGCATCATCATCACTCAGAACATCACCCTCGACGGCCGCGTCGAGATGCTCGACGACTGGTTCGATCCGCAAGCCCAGGACGAGGAACTCTCGGCCGAACTCATGCGGCAGTCCGCGAACGAGGACGTGCTGCTGCTCGGCCGGCAGACCTTCGAGGACTTCCGCGGCTACTGGCCCGACCAGACCGACGACACCACCGGGGTCGCAGAGCATCTGAATCAGGTCGACAAACGCGTCGTATCCTCGACGCTCACCGAACCCGGCTGGCAGAACACGCAGATCATCAGCTCGGATCCGATGCAGGCGGTCGCGGCTCTGCGTGAGGAACCGGGGCGTGACGTCATCGTCACCGGCAGCATCACCCTCGCTCACGAACTCATCTCGGAGGGACTCGTCGATGAGTATCGGATGTTCACCTATCCGGTGTGGCAGGGTCGCGGACGAGGATTCTTCCACGATGGAGCGCACTCGGCTAGACCGCCCCGGCTGCGGCTCATCGATGCGAAAGCGTTCCCGAGCGGGATCACCTACTCGGCCTACGAACCGAGCGCCTGA
- a CDS encoding LysR family transcriptional regulator, which yields MIDPRLTTLRTFAACGTIAATAELTGYSPSAVSGQLRELQQSLGMTLLVKDGRGLRLTSTGRYLVRRSDALTATWEDIRAGALGAGDRAPTHFGIGGFSTASSNLLAPLAAKLRTERPEVRVHVIEASPTRCFELLIAERIDLAVIVSMQGNVQVEEDDRFESIDLLDDPLDVMVPADHPVADRESVTLGELAGEEWITAGPGSPYHALFVAAFTAAGVTPTVAHESAEWETSAALVGAGVGVSLLPRLASLAGEANVRRVRLTGTGRLSRKIIAAVRAGSRRSPLIRESLQHLRTMSQHILSTRLREDS from the coding sequence ATGATCGATCCGCGCCTGACGACGCTGCGCACCTTCGCCGCCTGCGGCACCATCGCCGCCACCGCCGAACTCACCGGCTACTCCCCGTCCGCGGTGTCCGGCCAGCTCAGAGAGCTGCAGCAGTCCTTGGGCATGACGCTGCTCGTCAAGGACGGCCGCGGGCTGCGACTGACCTCGACGGGCCGCTATCTCGTGCGACGCTCGGACGCCCTGACCGCGACTTGGGAGGACATCCGCGCCGGAGCGCTCGGTGCCGGAGATCGAGCACCGACGCACTTCGGCATCGGCGGCTTCTCCACCGCCTCGTCGAATCTTCTGGCACCTTTGGCGGCGAAGCTGCGCACGGAGCGCCCCGAGGTCAGGGTCCACGTCATCGAGGCGAGCCCGACCCGCTGCTTCGAACTGCTCATCGCCGAACGCATCGACCTCGCCGTCATCGTCTCGATGCAGGGCAATGTGCAGGTCGAGGAGGACGACCGGTTCGAGAGCATCGACCTCCTCGACGATCCCCTCGATGTCATGGTGCCGGCCGATCACCCGGTCGCCGATCGCGAATCGGTGACCCTCGGCGAGCTGGCCGGCGAGGAGTGGATCACGGCTGGCCCCGGATCGCCGTACCACGCGCTCTTCGTCGCGGCCTTCACCGCGGCCGGGGTGACCCCGACCGTTGCGCATGAGTCCGCCGAGTGGGAGACTTCGGCGGCTCTCGTGGGGGCGGGCGTCGGTGTCAGCCTGCTCCCGCGCCTGGCCAGCCTCGCCGGCGAGGCGAACGTCCGCCGGGTCCGGCTCACGGGAACCGGCCGGCTGAGCCGGAAGATCATTGCCGCCGTGCGGGCGGGGAGCCGCAGATCTCCGCTGATCCGGGAGTCACTGCAGCATCTGCGCACGATGTCCCAGCACATACTCTCGACCCGCCTGCGCGAGGATTCCTGA
- the fdhA gene encoding formaldehyde dehydrogenase, glutathione-independent translates to MSNKAISYAGPGKVEVVDTEYPEFVLKDGPGVNPANVGRKVDHGVILKTVATNICGSDQHMVRGRTTAPEGLVLGHEITGEVVEVGRDVEFTKVGDLVSVPFNISCGRCRNCKEGKTGICLNVNPDRPGSAYGYVDMGGWVGGQAEYVLVPYADWNVLKFPDKDQAMEKILDLTMLSDIFPTGFHGAVSAGVGVGSTVYVAGAGPVGIAAATSAHLLGAACVIVGDLNEDRLAQARGFGCETVDVSKGDPKDQIAQILGEPEVDCGIDAVGFEARGHGKDSSHEAPATVLNSLMDITRAGGSLGIPGLYVTGDPGAPDEAAKEGSLSMRFGLGFAKSHVFVTGQCPVMKYNRGLMQAILHDKVSIAKNVNATPIRLEDAPQGYADFDSGVAKKFVLDPHGLITA, encoded by the coding sequence ATGAGCAATAAGGCAATCAGCTATGCAGGTCCCGGAAAGGTCGAAGTCGTCGACACCGAGTACCCGGAGTTCGTCCTCAAGGACGGCCCCGGGGTCAATCCCGCCAACGTCGGCCGCAAGGTCGATCACGGCGTCATCCTCAAGACAGTGGCAACGAACATCTGCGGCTCCGACCAGCACATGGTCCGGGGCCGTACGACTGCCCCGGAAGGACTCGTGCTCGGGCATGAGATCACCGGAGAGGTCGTCGAGGTCGGCCGCGACGTCGAATTCACGAAGGTGGGCGATCTCGTCTCGGTGCCGTTCAACATCTCCTGCGGTCGCTGCCGCAACTGCAAGGAGGGCAAGACCGGGATCTGCCTCAACGTCAACCCTGATCGGCCCGGTTCGGCCTATGGGTACGTCGACATGGGCGGGTGGGTCGGCGGTCAGGCCGAATATGTGCTCGTGCCCTACGCCGACTGGAACGTCCTGAAGTTCCCGGACAAGGACCAGGCGATGGAGAAGATCCTCGACCTCACGATGCTCTCCGATATCTTCCCCACCGGTTTCCACGGTGCCGTCAGCGCCGGCGTCGGTGTGGGTTCGACGGTCTACGTGGCCGGTGCGGGGCCCGTCGGAATCGCCGCGGCCACCTCGGCGCATCTGCTCGGTGCGGCCTGCGTCATCGTCGGCGACCTCAACGAGGATCGACTGGCGCAGGCACGGGGATTCGGGTGCGAGACGGTCGACGTGTCCAAGGGCGATCCGAAGGACCAGATCGCGCAGATCCTCGGCGAACCCGAGGTCGACTGCGGCATCGACGCCGTCGGCTTCGAGGCGCGCGGGCACGGCAAGGACTCCAGCCACGAGGCCCCGGCCACGGTGCTCAACTCGCTCATGGACATCACGCGCGCCGGCGGCAGCCTCGGCATCCCCGGCCTCTATGTCACCGGCGATCCGGGTGCCCCGGACGAGGCGGCTAAGGAAGGGTCGCTGTCGATGCGCTTCGGCCTCGGCTTCGCGAAGTCCCACGTCTTCGTCACCGGCCAGTGTCCGGTGATGAAGTACAACCGCGGGCTCATGCAGGCGATCCTGCACGACAAGGTCTCGATCGCGAAGAACGTCAATGCGACACCGATCCGGCTCGAGGACGCCCCACAGGGCTACGCGGACTTCGACTCGGGTGTGGCGAAGAAGTTCGTCCTCGACCCGCACGGCCTCATCACCGCCTGA
- a CDS encoding M20 metallopeptidase family protein, whose translation MTTPDFRTEAQGHLGDLISLRRKLHANPELGYDLPFTQATVLDELAGLGLEVTTGESLTSVVAVLKGGKPGPAVLLRGDMDALPVVEDTGLDFASTNGNMHACGHDLHTAGLVGAARLLAAHREEIPGSIIFMFQPAEEVEGGAEPMIAEGVLEAAGVPVVAAYGIHVEADVRGRFTTKGGPLMAGFADLTVTIHGAGGHSSQPQATRDPVPALAEVVLALNTMTGRSFDIFDPVVVSVTQLEAAQASNVIPDSAKLTASIRFLSAESLALLEKRVAEIAENIARAHRCTAEADFRVGFPVTVNNPAESAVVLERLGEVFGGERVVEMEHPRMGSEDFSFVLQKVPGTFVFLGATPEGVDPEAETNHSPRVVFDDGLLGDQAAALAHLAFARLEDEA comes from the coding sequence ATGACCACTCCAGATTTCCGCACCGAAGCGCAGGGCCACCTCGGCGATCTCATTTCTCTGCGACGAAAGCTGCACGCGAACCCCGAACTCGGTTACGACCTTCCCTTCACGCAAGCGACGGTGCTCGATGAGCTCGCCGGGCTCGGACTTGAGGTCACGACGGGGGAGTCGCTGACCTCGGTGGTGGCCGTCCTCAAGGGCGGGAAGCCCGGGCCCGCGGTGCTGCTGCGCGGGGACATGGACGCGCTGCCGGTCGTCGAGGACACCGGCCTGGACTTCGCGTCGACGAATGGGAACATGCACGCGTGCGGACACGACCTGCATACGGCCGGACTCGTCGGCGCCGCCCGCCTGCTCGCCGCGCACCGGGAAGAGATCCCCGGCTCGATCATCTTCATGTTCCAACCCGCCGAGGAGGTCGAGGGCGGGGCCGAGCCGATGATCGCCGAGGGCGTGCTCGAGGCCGCCGGCGTCCCCGTCGTCGCGGCCTACGGCATCCACGTCGAAGCCGATGTGCGGGGCCGCTTCACGACGAAGGGCGGCCCGCTCATGGCCGGATTCGCCGACCTCACCGTCACCATCCACGGCGCCGGCGGGCACAGCTCGCAGCCGCAGGCGACGCGCGATCCCGTGCCCGCGCTCGCCGAGGTGGTGCTGGCGCTGAATACGATGACCGGACGGTCCTTCGACATCTTCGACCCCGTCGTTGTCTCAGTCACCCAGCTCGAAGCCGCGCAGGCTAGCAACGTCATCCCTGACTCCGCGAAGCTCACCGCATCCATCCGCTTCCTGTCCGCGGAATCGCTGGCGCTGCTTGAGAAGCGGGTGGCCGAGATCGCCGAGAACATCGCCCGGGCGCATCGCTGCACCGCCGAGGCGGACTTCCGGGTGGGATTCCCCGTGACCGTGAACAACCCCGCCGAGTCAGCGGTCGTGCTCGAACGCCTTGGTGAGGTGTTCGGGGGTGAGCGGGTCGTTGAGATGGAGCATCCGCGAATGGGGTCCGAGGACTTCTCCTTCGTGCTGCAGAAGGTGCCGGGCACATTCGTCTTCCTCGGCGCGACGCCCGAAGGTGTCGACCCCGAGGCCGAAACGAATCATTCGCCCAGGGTGGTCTTCGACGACGGGCTGCTCGGCGACCAGGCTGCGGCGCTGGCGCACCTGGCATTCGCGCGGCTGGAAGATGAGGCCTGA
- a CDS encoding CPBP family intramembrane glutamic endopeptidase: MAEFVLFCVPTAVYLFLQTRGDRRDVASTMKRAGLSWGSPSAYLWAASLLIPLVLLGWLAITCVPQEVLRAPGVSIAQVTSVSAGIGVLLRAVGEEIFFRGLLGEALVRKVGFGWGNVFQALLFLIPHLALLLVDPRLWPLLPVQFAAGWLLGWLRHRAGSFLPGAAAHALANITAGVFA; this comes from the coding sequence ATGGCTGAGTTCGTGCTGTTCTGCGTTCCGACCGCCGTGTACTTGTTCCTGCAAACACGCGGCGACAGGCGAGACGTCGCCTCAACCATGAAACGAGCAGGACTCTCATGGGGCTCGCCGTCCGCATATCTCTGGGCGGCGTCTCTGCTGATTCCGCTCGTGCTGCTCGGATGGCTTGCGATCACCTGTGTACCTCAGGAAGTGCTGAGAGCTCCCGGAGTTTCAATCGCGCAGGTGACGTCGGTGAGCGCAGGGATAGGCGTACTGTTGCGTGCCGTCGGCGAAGAGATCTTCTTTCGTGGACTGCTGGGCGAAGCTCTCGTGCGGAAGGTTGGTTTCGGGTGGGGCAACGTCTTCCAAGCCTTGCTCTTCTTGATACCGCACCTGGCCCTATTGCTGGTGGATCCCCGGCTGTGGCCTCTGCTCCCGGTCCAGTTCGCAGCCGGCTGGCTGCTTGGGTGGCTGAGGCACAGAGCTGGATCTTTTCTGCCCGGGGCTGCTGCTCATGCTCTGGCAAATATCACTGCTGGCGTCTTCGCCTGA
- a CDS encoding MFS transporter, with product MDDHAPTDSHSTPAPPAASAPILVILVLGFSSLCASLMQSLVIPIQPELPHLLDTTAANASWVVTATLLAGGVSMPVSGRLADIYGRKPILVASAIILAVGSLICALFSTIGPILIGRVLQGVAMGYIPVAISFVREIAPPHLRNSAVAGISATLGVGGALGLPISAWIAQDFDWHMLFWLSTVLAVLMTVFSALVLPHVAPVDRAGFDALGAIGLAIGIVGILAGVSKGNDWGWTAPSTLVMIIGGIIVLIGWGFY from the coding sequence TTGGACGACCACGCCCCCACTGACAGCCACAGCACCCCAGCCCCACCGGCCGCCTCGGCGCCGATCCTCGTCATCCTGGTCCTCGGGTTCTCCAGCCTCTGTGCCTCCCTCATGCAGTCCCTGGTCATCCCCATCCAGCCGGAGCTGCCCCACCTGCTCGACACCACGGCCGCCAATGCGTCCTGGGTCGTCACCGCGACCCTGCTGGCCGGCGGCGTGTCGATGCCGGTCTCCGGGCGCCTCGCCGATATCTACGGTCGCAAGCCGATCCTCGTCGCCTCGGCGATCATCCTCGCTGTCGGCTCCCTCATCTGCGCCCTCTTCTCCACCATCGGGCCCATCCTCATCGGCCGCGTGCTCCAGGGCGTGGCGATGGGCTACATCCCCGTAGCGATCAGCTTCGTCCGCGAGATCGCCCCACCGCATCTGCGCAACTCCGCCGTCGCTGGCATCAGCGCCACCCTCGGCGTCGGCGGCGCCCTCGGACTGCCGATCTCGGCGTGGATCGCCCAGGACTTCGACTGGCACATGCTCTTCTGGCTCTCCACCGTCCTCGCCGTGCTCATGACCGTCTTCTCGGCCCTCGTCCTGCCCCATGTCGCCCCCGTCGACCGTGCCGGATTCGACGCACTCGGCGCGATCGGCCTGGCCATCGGCATCGTCGGCATCCTCGCCGGCGTCTCCAAGGGCAACGACTGGGGCTGGACCGCACCGTCGACCCTGGTGATGATCATCGGCGGCATCATCGTCCTCATCGGCTGGGGCTTCTACTAG
- a CDS encoding MarR family winged helix-turn-helix transcriptional regulator: protein MSGEPNPSDPAVRRIGAEGHARDTAALPPDRRMAALITHLERLRRAQTAQMELGTADLRILWMFSDGRARTLKQIAHELELEQSTVNRQINAAIVDGLLQRTREEGHPAQLISPTERGRQAFDDDVEKSLAALRLGLDAVKGDAVDFLDEFTRFVEAFDAGIRAAGELDQPEPSHKEPR from the coding sequence ATGAGCGGCGAACCAAATCCGAGCGACCCTGCGGTGAGACGAATCGGGGCTGAGGGGCATGCCCGAGACACGGCCGCGCTGCCTCCGGACCGGCGGATGGCCGCGCTCATCACCCACCTCGAGCGTCTGCGTCGGGCCCAGACGGCGCAGATGGAACTCGGCACCGCCGACCTGCGGATCCTCTGGATGTTCTCCGACGGGCGCGCTCGCACCCTCAAGCAGATCGCCCATGAACTCGAGCTCGAGCAGTCGACGGTCAACCGGCAGATCAACGCCGCGATCGTCGATGGTCTGCTGCAGCGCACCCGCGAGGAGGGTCATCCCGCACAGCTGATCTCTCCGACCGAGCGCGGGAGGCAGGCATTCGACGACGATGTCGAGAAGTCGCTGGCGGCGCTGCGCCTCGGCCTCGATGCCGTAAAGGGAGACGCGGTCGACTTCCTTGATGAGTTCACCCGCTTCGTCGAAGCCTTCGACGCCGGGATCCGCGCCGCGGGCGAGCTCGACCAACCCGAACCATCCCACAAGGAGCCCCGATGA
- a CDS encoding aromatic ring-hydroxylating oxygenase subunit alpha produces MTATNLAPTKKGFPAGFTEERLDEFRVRLDTRRTGFSLEAPFYTDPNLFNLDMQAVFGQHWVFACSVAEIPEPGDYVTLDYGPYSIIVLRTDDGGVNVLHNVCRHRGARVLTESKGTTGNLVCGYHSWTYSPEGELIHASAPGEMTFDKSCYSLKRAHGTITAGLVFICLAAEPPTDFHETAKIFAPYVAPHELEKTKVAFQQNIVEEGNWKLVMENNRECYHCDGHPELACSLFPTWGLTDETIPPHLEDVWDRNQQAQASLEYRCRRYGLPYEVVEELDTRVGGIRISRESLDGAGESFSADGRRLSKKLLGDLPDFRLGRCSMHLQPNSWFHLLSDHVITFAAFPISANKTLVRTIWLVADDAVEGVDYDLETLTHTWKQTNLQDKNFVELCQQGAESPFYEQGPYMKSEYQVEAFINWYVQRMREHVG; encoded by the coding sequence TTGACCGCTACCAACCTGGCACCGACGAAGAAGGGCTTCCCCGCCGGATTCACCGAGGAGAGACTCGATGAGTTCCGGGTCCGGCTCGACACGCGTCGGACCGGCTTCTCGCTCGAAGCTCCGTTCTACACCGACCCGAACCTGTTCAACCTCGACATGCAGGCCGTCTTCGGTCAGCACTGGGTCTTCGCCTGCAGCGTCGCGGAGATCCCCGAACCCGGCGACTACGTCACCCTCGACTACGGACCGTACTCGATCATCGTGCTGCGCACCGATGACGGCGGTGTCAACGTCCTCCACAACGTCTGCCGCCACCGCGGGGCTCGCGTACTCACGGAATCCAAAGGAACGACGGGCAATCTCGTCTGCGGCTACCACTCGTGGACGTACTCTCCCGAAGGCGAGCTCATCCACGCCTCGGCGCCGGGAGAGATGACCTTCGACAAGTCCTGCTATTCGCTCAAGCGCGCTCACGGCACGATCACCGCCGGCCTCGTGTTCATCTGCCTGGCGGCAGAACCGCCGACGGACTTCCACGAGACGGCGAAGATCTTCGCACCCTACGTCGCCCCGCACGAGCTGGAGAAGACGAAGGTCGCCTTCCAGCAGAACATCGTCGAAGAGGGCAACTGGAAGCTCGTGATGGAGAACAACCGCGAGTGCTACCACTGCGACGGTCACCCCGAGCTCGCGTGCTCGCTGTTCCCGACCTGGGGCCTGACGGATGAGACCATCCCACCCCACCTCGAAGACGTGTGGGACCGCAACCAGCAGGCGCAGGCCTCCCTCGAATATCGCTGCCGCCGCTACGGACTTCCCTACGAGGTCGTCGAAGAGCTCGACACCCGCGTCGGCGGCATCCGCATCTCCCGCGAATCGCTCGACGGGGCAGGGGAGTCCTTCTCCGCGGACGGGCGTCGGCTGTCGAAGAAGCTGCTCGGAGACCTGCCGGACTTCCGACTGGGACGCTGCTCGATGCACCTGCAGCCGAACTCCTGGTTCCACCTCCTCAGCGATCACGTCATCACCTTCGCGGCATTCCCGATCAGTGCGAACAAGACTCTCGTGCGCACCATATGGCTCGTAGCCGACGACGCCGTCGAAGGCGTCGACTACGACCTCGAGACGCTCACCCACACCTGGAAGCAGACGAACCTGCAGGACAAGAACTTCGTCGAACTCTGCCAGCAGGGAGCGGAGAGCCCCTTTTATGAGCAGGGTCCGTACATGAAGAGCGAATACCAGGTCGAGGCCTTCATCAACTGGTACGTCCAGCGGATGCGGGAGCACGTGGGATGA
- a CDS encoding NAD(P)H-dependent oxidoreductase, with protein sequence MQYANSPSSILWLSAHPESRSLNGSLRKTGVAHLRRHGHTVLESDLYAMDWDPVLRPRDGGHDVETDDPSTEAAESADKSARSLDRFRVSADTRTAYRTDTQHSEVVREQEKLRRADAIVVQFPLWWYGMPAILKGWFDRVFVSGFAFGTDEATGRRLRFEQGPFTGKRTLIVTTLGDRPHAIGPRGKSGELNELLFGLLHGTFAYTGMSVLDPFAVPSADQIDDITPISTRLIDRLDGLFTEPPIPYRPQFTGDYTPEWELAPHVRPGEHGVRIHTAS encoded by the coding sequence ATGCAATATGCCAACTCTCCTTCGAGCATCCTCTGGCTCAGTGCTCACCCGGAATCCCGGTCCCTCAACGGGAGCCTGCGCAAGACAGGAGTCGCTCATCTGCGCCGGCACGGCCATACAGTCCTCGAATCCGACCTCTACGCAATGGACTGGGACCCAGTGCTGCGTCCGCGCGACGGCGGCCACGACGTTGAGACCGATGATCCGAGCACCGAGGCGGCCGAATCCGCAGACAAGTCCGCACGCTCCCTCGACCGCTTCCGAGTCAGCGCAGATACCCGCACCGCATATCGCACCGACACCCAGCACTCAGAGGTCGTCCGTGAACAGGAGAAGCTCCGCCGAGCCGACGCGATCGTCGTCCAGTTCCCGCTGTGGTGGTACGGGATGCCCGCCATCCTCAAAGGCTGGTTCGACCGAGTCTTCGTCAGCGGCTTCGCCTTCGGCACCGACGAAGCCACGGGACGTCGGCTCCGCTTCGAACAGGGACCCTTCACCGGCAAACGGACCCTCATCGTCACCACCCTCGGCGATCGACCGCACGCCATCGGGCCGCGCGGAAAGTCCGGAGAGCTGAACGAACTCCTCTTCGGCCTCCTCCACGGCACCTTCGCCTACACCGGCATGAGCGTCCTCGACCCGTTCGCCGTTCCCAGCGCCGACCAGATCGACGACATCACTCCGATCAGCACTCGACTCATCGACCGCCTCGACGGACTCTTCACCGAACCGCCCATCCCCTACCGACCGCAGTTCACCGGCGACTACACGCCCGAATGGGAACTCGCACCCCACGTCCGCCCCGGCGAGCATGGGGTACGCATCCACACCGCCAGCTGA
- a CDS encoding winged helix-turn-helix transcriptional regulator codes for MRLPVRRAMEVCPVEVAVSAVGGTWKLTVIKHLLDGTRRFNELGRLVPLANTKTLTRQLRELEEDGLVLRTVYPEVPPRVEYSLTDLGRSLQPIVETMNEWGKDFERNQAG; via the coding sequence GTGCGTCTGCCTGTTCGGCGAGCGATGGAGGTGTGCCCGGTCGAGGTTGCGGTCTCGGCGGTCGGGGGCACGTGGAAGCTCACCGTCATCAAACATCTGCTCGACGGAACACGTCGGTTCAACGAGCTCGGCCGCCTGGTGCCGTTGGCGAATACGAAGACGCTCACCCGGCAGCTGCGCGAGCTCGAAGAGGACGGGCTGGTGCTGCGCACCGTTTATCCGGAGGTGCCGCCACGAGTCGAATACTCCCTGACCGATCTGGGCCGCAGCCTGCAGCCGATCGTCGAAACGATGAATGAGTGGGGCAAGGACTTCGAGCGCAATCAGGCCGGGTGA
- a CDS encoding MFS transporter has translation MRRPILLTNIAALLIGFGMMAQSIVVPQLLQMPSEVGYGLGQTILQAGLWMAPGGLMMLAFTPISSRLLTALGGRATLALGAFVISCGYVFAVFLDGEPWQLMVATCIASAGVGIGYAAMPTLILENSPASEAGAGVGVNSLMRSMGTTVAGAVMAIVLTSQTMDAGGIRIPAEEAFRSCFIIGAAAALAGALVVLFIRRNHTTAEVVESSEHVESTA, from the coding sequence GTGAGACGCCCGATCCTGCTGACGAACATCGCCGCACTGCTCATCGGCTTCGGCATGATGGCCCAGTCGATCGTCGTCCCGCAGCTGCTCCAGATGCCCAGCGAAGTCGGCTACGGTCTCGGGCAGACCATCCTCCAGGCCGGTCTGTGGATGGCACCGGGCGGGCTGATGATGCTCGCGTTCACCCCGATCTCGAGCCGTCTGCTCACCGCTCTCGGCGGTCGCGCGACCCTGGCGCTGGGGGCCTTCGTCATTTCGTGCGGCTACGTCTTCGCCGTCTTCCTCGACGGTGAACCCTGGCAGCTCATGGTCGCCACCTGCATCGCCTCGGCGGGTGTGGGCATCGGCTACGCGGCCATGCCGACGCTCATCCTCGAGAACTCGCCCGCCTCCGAGGCGGGAGCCGGTGTCGGCGTGAACTCGCTCATGCGCTCGATGGGCACCACCGTCGCCGGTGCCGTCATGGCGATCGTCCTGACCAGCCAGACGATGGACGCAGGTGGGATCCGAATCCCCGCCGAGGAGGCCTTCCGCTCCTGCTTCATCATCGGTGCCGCTGCCGCCTTGGCCGGGGCCCTCGTCGTGCTCTTCATCCGCAGGAACCACACCACCGCCGAGGTGGTCGAATCCTCCGAGCACGTCGAATCCACGGCCTGA